The following proteins are co-located in the Styela clava chromosome 15, kaStyClav1.hap1.2, whole genome shotgun sequence genome:
- the LOC144411805 gene encoding microfibril-associated glycoprotein 4-like — protein MSSYDIFIVLVLLLYSSSSVLSQEDTGLCTTIYEYCKLHQTSGGQSESRANQNTKPGRVGKAGPRGMPGQKGEPGVVDYNRVNTKISVDISVVEDYTNSILFLGMKPEEFLKIYPTPVSEKIEVYCDLMTDEGGWIVFQRRMDGSEDFYRGWDDYVNGFGNTIGEFWLGLENIHQMLKGKTFELRVDMEDWEGNKAYAKYGTFSIGDSSTNYRLTVGQYSGNAGNSLGDAQHQRRPFTTKDADHDTYRDKNCAVTFKGAFWYGACHKTNLNGLYIKGGKAQYAISVVWYDWKGHEYSLKFVEMKMRQKQ, from the exons ATGAGCTCATACGACATATTCATCGTTCTTGTACTTTTATTGTACAGTAGTAGTTCAGTCTTAAGTCAAGAAGACACCGGACTCTGTACAACGATTTACGAATACTGCAAACTACATCAAACAAGCGGTGGCCAAAGTGAATCACGTGCCAATCAGAACACAAAACCTGGTCGGGTTGGAAAAGCTGGTCCACGTGGTATGCCGGGACAAAAAGGAGAGCCAGGAGTCGTTGATTACAATCGTGTCAATACCAAAATATCAGTGGACATTTCAG TTGTCGAGGATTACACAAACTCAATTCTCTTTCTTGGAATGAAACCGGAGgagtttttgaaaatatatcccaCTCCGGTTTCTGAAAAGATTGAAGTTTACTGTGATCTCATGACAGATGAAGGAGGATGGATT GTATTTCAACGTCGAATGGATGGCTCTGAAGATTTTTATAGGGGATGGGATGATTATGTAAATGGGTTTGGAAATACGATTGGAGAATTTTGGCTTG gtttagaaaATATCCACCAGATGTTGAAAGGCAAGACGTTTGAACTCAGAGTAGACATGGAAGACTGGGAAGGAAACAAAGCCTATGCAAAATATGG AACATTTTCAATCGGCGATTCTTCAACGAATTATCGCTTAACGGTCGGTCAATACAGTGGGAATGCTGGAAATTCTTTAGGAGACGCCCAACATCAACGACGACCCTTCACAACTAAAGACGCAGATCATGATACATATCGTGACAAAAACTGTGCTGTCACTTTCAAGGGAGCGTTCTGGTACGGAGCTTGTCATAAAACAAATCTGAATGGGCTGTATATCAAAGGTGGAAAGGCACAATACGCAATCTCTGTTGTCTGGTATGACTGGAAAGGTCATGAATATTCTTTGAAgtttgttgaaatgaaaatgagaCAGAAGCAATAG
- the LOC144432468 gene encoding microfibril-associated glycoprotein 4-like, giving the protein MSSYDIYIVLVLSLYGISSVVSQEDTGLCTTIYEYCKIHQTSGGQSESCANQKTKPGRVGKAGPRGMPGQKGEPGIVDYNRVNTEISEDITEAEMRLNQKYNKLEEALHRDRYYPDSCRGLHKLNSLSWNETGGVFEIYPTPVSEKTEVYCDLMTDEGGWIVFQRRMDGSEDFYRGWNDYVNGFGNTIGEFWLGLENIYHILKDKTYELRVDMEDWEGNKAYAKYGTFSIGDSSTNYRVTVGQYSGNAGDSLGHSQHLGRPFTTKDADHDTSSDNCAVTFKGAFWYGACHATNLNGLYIKGGKAKYGISVVWYSWKGLEYSLKFVEMKMRQKL; this is encoded by the exons ATGAGCTCATACGACATATACATCGTTCTCGTACTTTCATTGTACGGTATTAGTTCAGTCGTTAGTCAAGAAGACACTGGGCTCTGCACAACGATTTACGAATACTGCAAAATACACCAAACAAGCGGTGGCCAAAGTGAATCATGTGCCAATCAGAAAACAAAACCTGGTCGGGTTGGAAAAGCTGGTCCACGTGGTATGCCGGGACAAAAAGGAGAACCTGGAATCGTTGATTACAATCGTGTCAATACCGAAATATCAGAGGACATTACAG AAGCGGAAATGCgtctaaatcaaaaatacaataaGTTGGAAGAAGCATTGCACAGAG ATCGGTATTATCCGGATAGTTGTCGAGGATTACACAAACTCAATTCACTTTCGTGGAATGAAACCGGAggagtttttgaaatctatcCTACCCCTGTTTCTGAAAAGACTGAAGTTTACTGTGATCTCATGACAGATGAAGGTGGATGGATC GTATTTCAACGTCGAATGGATGGCTCTGAAGACTTTTATCGTGGATGGAATGATTATGTGAATGGGTTTGGGAATACGATTGGAGAATTTTGGCttg GTTTAGAAAATATCTATCATATATTGAAAGACAAGACGTATGAACTCAGAGTAGACATGGAAGACTGGGAAGGAAACAAAGCCTATGCAAAATATGG AACATTCTCGATTGGCGATTCTTCAACAAATTACCGTGTAACGGTTGGTCAATACAGTGGAAATGCTGGCGATTCACTTGGACATTCTCAACATCTAGGGCGACCCTTCACAACTAAAGACGCGGATCATGATACATCATCTGACAACTGTGCTGTTACTTTTAAGGGGGCATTCTGGTACGGAGCTTGTCATGCAACAAATTTGAATGGACTGTATATCAAAGGAGGGAAAGCGAAATATGGAATATCTGTGGTCTGGTATAGTTGGAAAGGCCTGGAATATTCTCTGAAgtttgttgaaatgaaaatgagaCAAAAACTGTGA